One segment of Brassica napus cultivar Da-Ae chromosome C3, Da-Ae, whole genome shotgun sequence DNA contains the following:
- the LOC106386831 gene encoding receptor-like protein kinase At5g59670, translated as MERSCVGILLVLIAALASIHIVHAQDQEGFISLDCGLPTYELSPYIEISSGVSFSSDEKFIQSGNSGRTLEMPKGYSKQYKTLRYFPNGTRNCYNLSVDKGRKYLIRTSFLYGNYDGLDIKPIFDLYLGPNLWATIDLETLVNGTRRDILHIPTSNSLQICLVKSGTTTPLISTLELRPMGNGSYITESGSLELQHWYYLNNTGSRIRYSSDVYDRIWVTFFKKEWTQISTSLEVDNSNHYVPPEDALKNAATPTNASAPLTIEWITENANEQYYLYSHFAEIQELHTNETREFNIVWNGKLYYGPVIPDKLKLTTIQSQSAETCNGGKCSFQLIRTNRSTLPPLLNAFEVYTVIQFPQSETDESDVAAVKDIEATYGLSRLNWQGDPCVPQQLSWDGLNCTSTDVSIPPRITSLNLSSCGLNGPIAVSIQNLTQLENLDLSNNNLTGGLPEFLGNMESLSVINLSGNQLNGTIPKALQREGLKLFVEGNPRLCVSDPCTKPLHKKKVLVPIVSSVASAVFVTAVLVLFLVLRKRHSTAEEGLHLPPRMAMGNDTFANSPEPSFDQKSTRFTYSEVIKMTNNFQRVLGKGGFGFVYHGTVNGLEVAVKVLSQLSTQGYKQFKAEVDLLLRVHHKNLVSLVGYCYEVDHLALVYEFLPNGNLKQHLAGKGDRSAITWGSRLRIAMEAALGLEYLHTGCTPRMVHRDVKTTNILLDEHFRAKLADFGLSKSFQVGDGPHESTVIAGTPGYLDPEYYHSGRLGEKSDVYSFGMVLLEMITNQRVISEKSHITEWVAYKLNRGDISGIMDPNLCGGYDTNSAWRALELAMSCADPHSAHRPTMSHVIIEIKECLACENSRVIKNQDLETQETIMRLETSVVPGAR; from the exons TTGTTCATGCTCAAGACCAAGAAG GGTTCATCAGTTTGGATTGCGGGTTACCGACGTATGAACTGTCTCCTTATATAGAAATTTCTAGTGGAGTGTCGTTCTCTTCGGACGAAAAGTTCATACAGAGTGGAAACTCTGGTCGAACCCTAGAAATGCCTAAGGGATACTCAAAGCAATACAAGACGCTGAGATATTTTCCAAATGGAACACGAAACTGTTACAATCTAAGTGTGGATAAGGGACGCAAATACTTGATCAGAACTAGCTTTTTGTATGGAAATTACGATGGTCTTGATATTAAACCGATCTTCGATCTTTATCTTGGACCTAATCTCTGGGCCACGATAGATTTGGAGACACTGGTGAATGGTACACGGAGGGATATCTTACACATCCCAACATCAAACTCATTGCAGATTTGTCTTGTTAAGTCTGGCACAACTACGCCGCTAATATCCACTTTGGAATTACGGCCGATGGGAAATGGTTCTTATATCACGGAATCTGGCTCCCTGGAACTTCAGCACTGGTATTATCTTAACAATACAGGATCTCGTATACG GTACTCCAGTGATGTATATGATCGCATATGGGTTACGTTCTTCAAGAAGGAATGGACACAGATATCCACCTCTCTCGAAGTGGACAATTCCAACCATTATGTTCCACCAGAAGATGCACTAAAAAATGCTGCCACGCCTACTAATGCCAGTGCGCCATTGACGATTGAATGGATCACAGAAAATGCTAATGAGCAGTATTACTTGTACTCACACTTTGCTGAGATCCAAGAGTTGCATACAAATGAAACCAGGGAATTCAACATTGTATGGAATGGAAAACTTTATTACGGTCCTGTAATTCCAGACAAGCTTAAGTTAACTACTATTCAAAGCCAGTCAGCCGAAACTTGCAATGGAGGGAAATGCAGCTTTCAACTGATAAGAACCAACAGATCAACTCTTCCACCTCTACTTAATGCTTTTGAAGTTTACACTGTTATTCAGTTTCCACAGTCCGAAACAGATGAAAGCGACG TGGCTGCTGTAAAAGACATTGAAGCCACCTATGGATTGAGTAGACTCAACTGGCAGGGTGATCCATGCGTCCCTCAACAGCTTAGCTGGGACGGTTTAAATTGCACGAGCACGGATGTTTCAATACCACCGAGAATCACTTCTTT AAACTTGTCTTCATGTGGTTTAAATGGACCCATAGCAGTTTCCATTCAAAATCTTACACAACTAGAAAATCT GGACTTGTCAAATAATAACTTGACTGGAGGGTTGCCAGAGTTTCTAGGCAACATGGAATCATTGTCGGTCAT AAACTTAAGCGGGAATCAACTTAATGGTACAATTCCTAAAGCTCTTCAGAGGGAAGGACTAAAGCTATT TGTTGAAGGAAACCCAAGGCTTTGTGTTTCTGATCCATGTACAAAACCACTACATAAGAAGAAAGTTCTTGTGCCAATCGTCTCATCAGTTGCTTCAGCAGTCTTTGTCACTGCTGTGTTGGTTCTTTTTCTCGTACTAAGAAAGAGACATTCAACGGCTGAAGAAG GTCTGCATCTGCCACCGAGGATGGCAATGGGGAACGATACATTTGCTAATTCACCTGAACCTTCATTTGATCAGAAAAGCACAAGGTTCACTTATTCAGAGGTTATCAAAATGACAAATAACTTCCAAAGAGTTTTAGGTAAAGGAGGGTTCGGCTTCGTGTATCACGGTACGGTAAACGGTTTAGAAGTGGCCGTTAAAGTACTCTCTCAACTTTCAACTCAAGGTTATAAACAGTTCAAAGCAGAG GTTGATCTTCTTCTTAGAGTTCACCATAAAAATTTGGTGAGCCTCGTGGGGTATTGCTATGAAGTTGATCACTTAGCCCTGGTCTATGAGTTTCTACCCAACGGAAACTTAAAGCAACATTTGGCAG GAAAAGGAGATAGATCTGCCATCACCTGGGGTAGTCGACTACGAATAGCCATGGAGGCAGCTTTAG GGCTGGAGTATTTACATACTGGATGCACACCGAGAATGGTTCATAGAGATGTCAAAACTACAAACATATTGCTGGATGAGCATTTCCGGGCCAAACTTGCAGACTTTGGGCTATCAAAATCTTTCCAAGTTGGAGACGGACCTCATGAATCAACAGTGATTGCTGGTACTCCTGGATACCTTGATCCCGA ATATTACCATTCAGGTCGGTTGGGTGAGAAGAGTGATGTCTACAGCTTCGGGATGGTGTTATTGGAGATGATAACAAACCAACGTGTAATATCTGAGAAATCTCACATAACAGAATGGGTTGCCTATAAGCTTAACCGAGGCGATATTAGTGGGATCATGGATCCAAACCTTTGCGGGGGTTATGACACTAATTCTGCATGGAGAGCTCTTGAGCTAGCAATGTCATGCGCAGATCCTCATTCTGCACACCGACCAACCATGTCTCATGTTATTATCGAGATTAAAGAGTGTCTTGCGTGTGAGAATTCGAGGGTGATTAAGAATCAAGACTTGGAAACGCAAGAGACGATCATGAGGTTGGAGACGTCAGTGGTTCCTGGGGCAAGATAG